TGTCTGACCTGAAGCCTGCCGAAAACCCTGTCAAAGGCAATGCCGCACCGGCAAAGAAGGCCGCGACTGGCGCCTACACCCCCTCCGGCGTATCCCCCAATCGGCGCGCCCGGCGCAGCTACACGATCCGTCTCTGGGCGGTTCGGCATTCGCGATTTCTCGAATGGTTCTACCACCGCTTCGCCGATCTCTTCCTGCTGCTCCATCCGCTGTGGAAGGCGATCGGCTACAACAGGGTCGAAACCCCGATCACCTTCGTCGAGCGCAACGTCAAGGGCCTGCTCTTCGACTGTCGCATGTGCGGCCAATGTGTGCTGTCGGCCACCGGCATGTCTTGCCCGATGAACTGCCCCAAGCAGCTTCGCAACGGTCCCTGCGGCGGCGTGCGCGCCAACGGCAATTGCGAGGTCGAGCCGGACATGCCCTGCGTCTGGGTCAAAGCCTGGGAAGGTTCAAGGAACATGGTCAAGGGCGATGCGATCCTGAACGTGCAAAAGCCGGTCAATCAGTCGCTGCGGGAGACATCCTCCTGGCTGCGTGTCACGGCGCAGGCTGCCGAGGCAAAAGAAGCGGCAAAGGAAGCCTGATGGCGCATATCGACGAAAACCCGCTTGGCCGCCATCTGCCGCTTGATCCGTTGCCCGGCCATTCTTCGCGCGGCCGTCTCGAACGTGTGCTCCGGCGCGGCGAATTTGCCGTCACCGCCGAACTCAATCCGCCGGACAGCGCCAATCCGGAAGACGTCTACGAGCGCGCTGCGATCTTCGAAGGCTGGGTGGATGGCATCAACGCCGTCGATGCCTCCGGCGCCAACTGCCATATGTCGTCCGTCGGCATCTGCGCGCTGCTGACCCGCATGGGCTACGCCCCGATCATGCAGATCGCCTGCCGCGACAAGAACCGCATCGCCATTCAGGGCGACGTGCTGGGTGCTGCCGCCATGGGCGTGGCCAACATCATGTGCCTGACTGGCGACGGCGTGCAGGCCGGCGACCAGCCAGGCGCCAAGCCGGTGTTCGATCTCGACTGCATGTCGCTGCTCGAAACCGTGCGCATCATGCGCGACAATTCGAAAT
This genomic stretch from Pararhizobium capsulatum DSM 1112 harbors:
- a CDS encoding methylenetetrahydrofolate reductase C-terminal domain-containing protein, which produces MSDLKPAENPVKGNAAPAKKAATGAYTPSGVSPNRRARRSYTIRLWAVRHSRFLEWFYHRFADLFLLLHPLWKAIGYNRVETPITFVERNVKGLLFDCRMCGQCVLSATGMSCPMNCPKQLRNGPCGGVRANGNCEVEPDMPCVWVKAWEGSRNMVKGDAILNVQKPVNQSLRETSSWLRVTAQAAEAKEAAKEA